A section of the Humulus lupulus chromosome 2, drHumLupu1.1, whole genome shotgun sequence genome encodes:
- the LOC133817303 gene encoding xyloglucan endotransglucosylase protein 1-like, which produces MLSLSKPLLCSVLMVISCLVVGLASAGNFYQDFDITWGDHRAQILQGGKLLTLSLDKASGSGFQSKNEYLFGRIDMQIKLVPGNSAGTVTAYYLSSQGPNHDEIDFEFLGNLSGDPYTLHTNVFSQGKGNREQQFHLWFDPTKAFHTYSIVWNKQRIIFMVDNIPIRVFNNLESTAGVAFPKSQPMRIYSSLWNADDWATRGGLVKTDWTKAPFTASYANFKANACVWAAGKSTCDANNSGGFNDATWQNQGLDAAGRNRLRWVQQKFMVYNYCTDLKRFPKGQLPTECKHSRFL; this is translated from the exons ATGTTGTCTCTTTCGAAGCCTCTGCTTTGTTCTGTGCTCATGGTAATTAGTTGCCTGGTGGTGGGTTTAGCCTCAGCTGGGAACTTTTACCAAGACTTCGATATAACATGGGGTGATCACCGAGCCCAAATACTCCAAGGAGGCAAGCTTCTTACTCTCTCACTTGACAAGGCTTCAGGCTCTGGTTTCCAGTCCAAGAACGAGTACTTGTTTGGCCGAATCGATATGCAAATCAAGCTTGTGCCTGGGAATTCAGCTGGGACAGTCACTGCATACTAT TTGTCTTCTCAAGGCCCAAACCATGATGAGATTGACTTCGAGTTCTTGGGCAACTTGTCTGGAGACCCCTACACACTCCATACCAATGTGTTCAGCCAAGGAAAAGGGAACAGAGAACAACAGTTCCATCTTTGGTTCGACCCAACAAAGGCTTTCCACACTTACTCCATTGTTTGGAACAAACAACGTATTAT CTTCATGGTGGACAACATTCCAATAAGAGTGTTCAACAACTTGGAGTCAACAGCAGGAGTTGCATTCCCCAAAAGCCAGCCAATGAGGATTTACTCAAGCTTGTGGAACGCAGACGATTGGGCTACAAGAGGTGGCCTTGTCAAGACTGACTGGACCAAAGCTCCTTTCACTGCTTCCTACGCTAACTTTAAGGCCAATGCCTGTGTTTGGGCAGCCGGAAAGTCCACCTGCGATGCCAACAACTCCGGTGGCTTTAACGATGCCACGTGGCAGAATCAAGGGCTGGACGCCGCCGGGCGGAACAGGCTGCGGTGGGTGCAGCAGAAGTTCATGGTGTACAACTACTGCACAGACTTGAAACGCTTCCCTAAGGGCCAGCTTCCTACAGAATGCAAGCACTCTCGATTCCTCTGA